The DNA sequence AAAAAATATCTAAAACACACCATCTTGGAGTGTTGACGATACGTATTTTTTATTTCACATTTCCGATATCGGCAAAAATTGAATACTTTTTACATTAAATTTTGTTATATATTTGCCGATAACGGAATTTGAAAAAACCATGAAATATCTTTCAGTAGTAGAATTTGCAAAAAAGCTGGAGCTATCCGAAAGGACTATTCGCAACTATTGTGCTTCAGGGAAATTGAAAGGAGCTTTCTTAACAGGTAAAACCTGGAGTATTCCTGAAGATGCTGTAATTCCGCAAAAAGGAAATAAAAAAATAAGCAAGAATATTTTACTGAACAGCCTGAAAGAACAAAAGGAAATGAAACTGAAAGGTGGTATCTATCACCGTACGCAGATTGATTTAACCTATAATTCAAATAAAATTGAAGGTAGCAGACTTACTCACGACCAAACGAGATACATTTTTGAAACTAATACCATTGGTATTTCCAAAGAAAGCGTAAACATAGATGACATTATCGAAACTTCCAATCACTTTCGCTGCATCGACTTTATTATCGAAAAAGCGAATGCAAAACTTACTGAATCAATCATTAAAGAACTACATTTTTTATTAAAGTCCGGTACCTCCGATAGCGGTAAAGATTGGTTTAACGTTGGTGAATACAAAAAACTACCTAACGAAGTTGGAGGGAATGAGACATGCCATCCCCGTCAAGTTTCTGAAGAAATGAAAAAACTTCTCATTACTTACCATAACATTAAAAGTAAAACCATCGAAGACATCATCGATTTTCATCATAAATTTGAAATCATACATCCTTTTCAAGATGGTAATGGTCGTGTAGGACGGTTAATTATTTTTAAAGAATGTCTCGCAAACAATATAGTACCATTTATAATAGATGAACAGCTTAAGCTTTTTTATTACAGAGGGCTTCAGGAATGGAATAATGTGAAAGAATATCTACTCGATACCTGTCTTACTGCACAGGATAGTTATAAAACAATTCTCAATTATTTCGAGATAGAATTCAAGTAAAGACTAAATAATGAGTCAAATCTAAAGTTGTCGAGAAGTAAAAAGAGTATTTCCTTCGCTTTTGTAAATTAAAGCTGACAGGTTTCAAAAACCTGTCAGCTTTAGTATTTAGGGTATTTAGCTCTATTTTAAATTTAATGATCCTTTTATAAAATATTTTAGATCACTGAACATCAAATTTTAACAGGATTGCATTAATTCAGTTATGTACTTTAAATTTTCTAAAATCCTATGTGTGATCAAAAAAGATATCACTTTCAGATTTCTTATCACGAGCATTTGCATGGCAGATTCTGGGATCAAGACATATTGTTGTGGAGGAACAAATATCTTGTAGTTCTGTAATTTCTAATCAAGTTAAAAAGTTGTGAAATAATTTTTAGAAATTTCTTTTGTTAGAAGTAGCAGATCATATACTTTTTGGCCAGAGCTTTTTAAGTACCTAATTTTCTAACTTCTCGCTTTGACGATCTCGCAAAGACGCCAAGCCGCTAAGTTTTTTCCTGTTTTTAAGCTCCACCTTTCTGTTTTCTACTTTCTCGCTTTGGATTTCTAAAAATAGTATAGAGTCTCAAACTTTTTTCTGTTTTTTCATTAAAACTTTGCGATTTTGCGACTCTGCGAGATTTTTACTTCCCCACAACTTTCGGACTTGATCCAGGTTCTGTCAAAACTTTGAAAAGCAGTAGTAGAAATATTGGAATTACTATAAAAAGAAAGAACAAAAAAAAAGCCCTAATGAAAATTAGGACTTTTTAGTGGGGAGAGCAGGATTCGAACCTGCGAAGTTCACACAGCAGATTTACAGTCTGCCCTCGTTGGCCGCTTGAGTATCTCCCCGAAGCTTGTTTTGTTGCGCTTTGTTGTGCTAAGCGGTTGCAAATATAGGAATGTTTTTCATGTTTGCAAATAAAAATCCTCTGCTCATACAGGAATCTTTTGTGTGTTTTTTGAAAATTGATTTTCTAAGATGTTGAACATTCTGAAAATAACTGTTTTAACACTAAGAACTGAACTCTTACTGTTGAGAAAATTTATTCTAAGAAAGTCGTTTTTTTTTATAAAATCAAGCTCTCAAGTCCAAAAGCTCTGTGAAATCAAGAAGTAAAGATAAATATTGTTAACCTATTTTCGACATTACAAGAAGACAGTGCGGACAAAAGACACACCCATAACTTCTTGTTTCTAAAAAAATCGCTACTTATACTATAAAAAAAACATCTGGTATAAATTATTTTATATACCAGATGTAATTAAAAACCAACCTCAATAATTAAAACCTTTTATTCTACTAAATAAGAAATCGTATCGGATTCACAAAGCCTGAAATATCCTAATGCGAAATTTTTAGCATCATTACTATTCACAATATTTCCTCTAATGTTACTTGGTGGCGTAGAAGAGGCATTTCCACCTGACGCTCTCAATATTAGATTCATATAATTGTAAAACTTTTTAGAAATACCACGATGTACAATCGCAACTGTTTTCCCGGACTTCATATCCGCATCTGCAAAACTGGTATTCATAATATTTCCATTTGTTGATTCATCATCAGTTAAGGTGTATTCTGGATAACGCAGAAAGTCTCCTGTGTAATCTACCAGATAATAATTCTCCTGATCGACCGGATCATTAAAATAATAGGTCAGCACAATTAAATCCGGTCCTGTTATATCCGGCATTAACGTCTGTTCAACCCTATTAATTGGAGTTACAGAAGTTAACTTTTCAACTGCTGTAAAACTTTGTCCCTCTACTGTTACATACAAAGTATACTCCATATTAATAACGGGAACAAAATTAGTACATACATAGGAACCCGGTGCAGACTCCGCAAAAGTAAAAACATCTCCATTAGTGTTTTCAACCCTTACTTGCGCTCCGGAAACTTTTGGTGTAGTTGTACTGTAATAAGGAGCCATTTTACTGATCTTTATTACCTGATTATTGCCACTTGTTCCTTTCTTCCATTGTATCTCGGCATCTATAACTATTTTAGGTTCTCCAGTGTCCAAATCCAGGTGTACGACCTCTTCACAAGATGTAAAGAACAAAACAAAAAGAAGACTAAACAAAGTCAATCCTTTACTTTTTAACATATATTTTTTTAATCTCTGCATGCTATTAAAATTTAAAATTATAAGAAATACCAGGTACAAACCCATAAATGGATAACTTTCTTGTTTCATTATCTCCTGTATCATCGTTTGTTGTAAACGTCATTGAAGCAGCATTTTTTCTACCGTAAACATTATAAATGCTAAATACCCAATAACTTTGCCATCCCTTCTTTTTATCCGGCTTTGGCGTATAAGTTGCCGCTATATCCAAGTGATGATAAACCGGTAGTCTGTTTGCATTTCTCACTCCATAATTTGGTATATTTCTACCTCCAAATTCATAGTAACCATTCGAATACGTCACAGGCTGGCCGGACTGCAATGCAAAGTTGGTATTAAAAGACCACTTCGGACTTAGTGCATAACTTGTCACAATATTTAAATTATGCAGTTTGTCATATCCTGATAAATACCAATTCCCGTTTGCGATACCAGGCTCATCGGCAGTTCTACCCGGAGTTTTTTGTTCCGTTTTGGACAACGTATAAGAAACCCATCCTGTAAATCTACCGGTGTTTTTTCTAAATAATAATTCAGCACCATAAGATCTGGCTTTACCATTCAGAATAACTCTTTCGATATTATTATTTCCTAATATACTTGCGTCATCAATATAATCCATACGATTTTGAACATTTTTATAGAATAACTCTCCTTCAAAAGAATAATCATTATCCTTAAAATTTTTAAAATATCCTACCGCATATTGATCTAATAGTTGAGGTTTGGTAAATGGTCCGCTAGGTGTCCAAACATTCATTGGTGATAGGGACTGATAATTGGATAATATATGAACATATTGTGCCATCCTGTTGTAACTTGCTTTTACTGAAGTGTTTTCGTTAAAAGCGTAGGATAATGCAAAACGTGGTTCAAAATTATTAAAACTGCTTATGACTTCTCCACTTCCGTATGAAACTGATCCTGTTGGAGTACCTTGTTCATAAATATCATAAATTGGATTATATACTACGGCCATATCATTTTCATAGGTGCTGATCTCTTCTGCACCTAAACGATAAAACATACTATAACGCAATCCGTAACGAAGGTTAAGATTCTTAGTAATCTGATGTTCAAAATCAATATATGCAGAAGTTTCCAACGCAAACTTTTTGTCAAGTTGTCTGTAATTAACCTGAGAATCCGAAGTTGTAGGTTCTAAAACACCTGGATTAAAATTATAATACAAACCATCAATTCCATAGTTGAGTTTAAACTTTTCTGATAGACAATGATTCCAATTGTATTTAAGTCCATAACTCTTAATAGCACTTTTCCATTCAAAATCTTCCATTTCAATTCCTAGACTAAATTTATAGTCACTATAAAAGACGCCTAGCTTTGTATCTAATTTATCAGAAAATTTATGGGTCCAATTTAAGATACCCATTGTATTCCCATATGAATTGGTAAATCGTTTGCTTATTTCAAATGTATCGTTCCCTAAATATCCCGAGAAAGCAAGCGTGTTATTGGCGCTCAATCGATAGTTAAACTTTGCATTAAGATCATAGAACATAGCGGTACTCTTAATATCTGTCACTTTCAAAAATAAATGAGCATACGAAGCACGTCCTGCTATAATAAAGGAACCTTTGTCTTTTTTTACAGGGCCTTGCACTAATAACCTACTGGATGCCGTACCAATACCTCCATTTATCTTGTATTCTTCAAAATTTCCAGTTTGTTGGCTCACATCAAGAACAGAAGAAACACGACCACCAAATTTAGAAGGAATACCTCCTTTGTATAAATCCAATCCACTAACAATATCTGCGTTAAAAACAGAGAAAAAACCAAACAAATGAGAATCATTGTATACCGGAGCACCATCCAAAAGAATTAAATTCTGATCAGCAGCACCACCGCGAACATTAAATCCTGATGAAGCTTCTCCTCCGTTAGTAACTCCCGGTAATGTCAAGATCGCCTTTAAAGGATCTGCCTCGCCCATAACAACCGGAATCCTCTTTATCTCTTCCATATTAAGCTTATTGACACTCATTTGAGGGTTCTTGATATCAACTGCTTTCGTACCGATTATGATTACCTGTTCCAATTGTTGGCTGTCATCTTTCATAACAAAATTCATTGTCATATCATCCGAAATTGTAACCAGTTCTTCTATATTTTTAAAGCCCATAGAACGAATCCGAACCGTATAACTCCCTTTTTCCAATTCTATAGAGAACATTCCATTT is a window from the Flavobacterium cupriresistens genome containing:
- a CDS encoding DUF4249 domain-containing protein, encoding MQRLKKYMLKSKGLTLFSLLFVLFFTSCEEVVHLDLDTGEPKIVIDAEIQWKKGTSGNNQVIKISKMAPYYSTTTPKVSGAQVRVENTNGDVFTFAESAPGSYVCTNFVPVINMEYTLYVTVEGQSFTAVEKLTSVTPINRVEQTLMPDITGPDLIVLTYYFNDPVDQENYYLVDYTGDFLRYPEYTLTDDESTNGNIMNTSFADADMKSGKTVAIVHRGISKKFYNYMNLILRASGGNASSTPPSNIRGNIVNSNDAKNFALGYFRLCESDTISYLVE
- a CDS encoding Fic family protein: MKYLSVVEFAKKLELSERTIRNYCASGKLKGAFLTGKTWSIPEDAVIPQKGNKKISKNILLNSLKEQKEMKLKGGIYHRTQIDLTYNSNKIEGSRLTHDQTRYIFETNTIGISKESVNIDDIIETSNHFRCIDFIIEKANAKLTESIIKELHFLLKSGTSDSGKDWFNVGEYKKLPNEVGGNETCHPRQVSEEMKKLLITYHNIKSKTIEDIIDFHHKFEIIHPFQDGNGRVGRLIIFKECLANNIVPFIIDEQLKLFYYRGLQEWNNVKEYLLDTCLTAQDSYKTILNYFEIEFK
- a CDS encoding TonB-dependent receptor — encoded protein: MKHIILACFSLFSLRMFSQNVTVAVDSKITLKELFKQIENQTDLNFSVADQIDTNQKYFTKEDIYKDTPINELVVALNKSSSIEFSIAGNSILVKQKTLNTTKKSKLSGQVLDESNQPVIGANVFIKELARGVVTDANGMFSIELEKGSYTVRIRSMGFKNIEELVTISDDMTMNFVMKDDSQQLEQVIIIGTKAVDIKNPQMSVNKLNMEEIKRIPVVMGEADPLKAILTLPGVTNGGEASSGFNVRGGAADQNLILLDGAPVYNDSHLFGFFSVFNADIVSGLDLYKGGIPSKFGGRVSSVLDVSQQTGNFEEYKINGGIGTASSRLLVQGPVKKDKGSFIIAGRASYAHLFLKVTDIKSTAMFYDLNAKFNYRLSANNTLAFSGYLGNDTFEISKRFTNSYGNTMGILNWTHKFSDKLDTKLGVFYSDYKFSLGIEMEDFEWKSAIKSYGLKYNWNHCLSEKFKLNYGIDGLYYNFNPGVLEPTTSDSQVNYRQLDKKFALETSAYIDFEHQITKNLNLRYGLRYSMFYRLGAEEISTYENDMAVVYNPIYDIYEQGTPTGSVSYGSGEVISSFNNFEPRFALSYAFNENTSVKASYNRMAQYVHILSNYQSLSPMNVWTPSGPFTKPQLLDQYAVGYFKNFKDNDYSFEGELFYKNVQNRMDYIDDASILGNNNIERVILNGKARSYGAELLFRKNTGRFTGWVSYTLSKTEQKTPGRTADEPGIANGNWYLSGYDKLHNLNIVTSYALSPKWSFNTNFALQSGQPVTYSNGYYEFGGRNIPNYGVRNANRLPVYHHLDIAATYTPKPDKKKGWQSYWVFSIYNVYGRKNAASMTFTTNDDTGDNETRKLSIYGFVPGISYNFKF